The genomic window CTCCGTGAAAATATCCCAGCATCAGTTTATCGAGCAGAGAGTAGATCGTGACCGACGCTCCACTGATAGCCAGCGGAGCGCTCAACCGTAACATCTTTTTCCAGATCGGTCTTTCTATGCGAAAAACTGAACCGTTTCTGTAGCGGGCCAGGAGAATGGAGAAAATCAATATCGCCGGAATCAACGCGGCGGCCGTATATGCTCCCAGAATACCGCGGGGGCCGGCAGCAACATATATTACTCCAGCCACAAGGCCTGTCCTCAGGACAAACATCACTGTCCTCATGAGGAACAGCAGCCGGAATCTTTTCAGGCCCACAGCCAGAAGGCCCGTCAGTTCATTGATACTGACGGCGAGAATGAGCAGGGCACTGATCCTGAACAACGGTTCAAGCGCTTCCTCTCCGAAAAACATCGCGAACCATCGGGCGAAAAAAACCGTTATTACACATACCGGCAAGGTGAATAAAAGTCTCATCAACAGGCTCGTACTCACAGCAGGGCCGACAAGCTCCGGTTCCGATACGGAATATCCAGAGACCATTCTCGAAGCAGCTCCGTCAATACCGAATTTTGCGGGGATGAGAAGGATCGTCGCGAGCGCCATCGTCCAGTTGATCAGTCCGGCTGCTCTGGGGCCCATCCATCTGGCTATCAGGAGAGAAGCGATAAAGGCGCCTGCGAGCGGCAACGCCGTGGAACCGAACGTCCACATATATCCGGCCGCCAATGAGGACCCGTTTCCGGGCTTCCGGCTGCCAGTTGTATCAGTTGAATTCTTTTTCGAGTACATCAGCGATTCGTTCCGCGGTCCTGCCGTCCCATAGTGGAGGTATCCCGTGATCTCCAATACCATCATCGAGTATCCTCATGGCTTCGGATTCTACTTTTTCCGGGTCAGTGCCTGCAAGAACATTCGTACCCACTTCGATTGTGATCGGACGTTCTGTGTTCTCCCTGACCGTGATGCATGGAACACCGAGAACGGTGGTCTCTTCCTGTATTCCTCCCGAATCGGTGATGACCATCTTTGCCGTTTTCATCAAC from Candidatus Latescibacterota bacterium includes these protein-coding regions:
- a CDS encoding flippase, producing MMVLEITGYLHYGTAGPRNESLMYSKKNSTDTTGSRKPGNGSSLAAGYMWTFGSTALPLAGAFIASLLIARWMGPRAAGLINWTMALATILLIPAKFGIDGAASRMVSGYSVSEPELVGPAVSTSLLMRLLFTLPVCVITVFFARWFAMFFGEEALEPLFRISALLILAVSINELTGLLAVGLKRFRLLFLMRTVMFVLRTGLVAGVIYVAAGPRGILGAYTAAALIPAILIFSILLARYRNGSVFRIERPIWKKMLRLSAPLAISGASVTIYSLLDKLMLGYFHGAASVGIYSIARNLLETSLFPTFALVMILRPALAGGWAAGDHDRCRSLIDRSIINSVFYSVCVITVFSCLAMPLITGLFSIEFADSAKILLMFLPLILMRSIGSVILPGLIAADRADTYAKLTFTGAILNFVLNLALIPKYGADGAVISTLLSYLPVEILGLRALWKVLPGFWRQGNWSRIVRCLMTGVIVVLTYRSVIESPDRLLPAIAHAAVIASIFTGGLVLTRAITFAEIREILAPLFGVRR
- a CDS encoding UDP-N-acetyl glucosamine 2-epimerase; protein product: SLTENDYILVTLHRPSNVDDPEELRALFDMLVRLSARHQVIFPVHPRTRKMIDSADPPFGLAESFRMIDPVGYLDFLRLMKTAKMVITDSGGIQEETTVLGVPCITVRENTERPITIEVGTNVLAGTDPEKVESEAMRILDDGIGDHGIPPLWDGRTAERIADVLEKEFN